TGCCGAATTATCTCATCCTTTTGCTCAAGGGTATGGGGATTGGGAGACACAGAActtgtatttttgcaaaaagtagtTAAAATGTTTTTCGTTTTCCGTCGCAAAGCAGTGAAAATTCAGTAGCAGCCAGCCTTGAAAATAATATGTCCCATTACTTGCTAGCAAACGATTGCGAGAcgccgccttcaagccttaagctgctggttgaagccgcttctgcagggaaatagagcctcattgtagggagtgatgctaatgcacatcgccgtatatggggaagttcgaatATCAACGAAAGATGGGAGCTGCTCCttcaatatattataagttgcaatctggcgatgtGTAATAAAAAGAATAAACCGACCACGACTATTCTTTCTAGACTAGAAAATAAAGCGGTAACTACGCAGGACatggacataatggtcaagcgaaggccctgaatgattcgcttgtgtcagcatttTCTAGAGATAAactaaggggcaaacagcgaccgctgtggtggaccccagagctggtttgtCTAAGGAAgagctgcagaaaactcttcaacatggCGAAGGCCACAGGGGCACCACGCGGTTgagacgtctataaggctgaactaagaacatacaagggcgagctgagaaacgctcagaacaaatcctgggcggaattctgcagctccgtggaggtaCATCCGAGGTCACAAAGGCTTTATGATGGctggatatattcagaagtaagATAATTGGAGGCCGagcgcctaggttcgaatcctgccgagaccatcagaaaaaattttcagcggtggctttcccctcctaatgctggcaacatttgtgaggtaatgtgccatgcaaaacttctttccaaagaggtgtcgcactgcggctcgccgttcggactcgactaaaaaaaaagaggccccttaccattgagcttaatacTCATTGgttggtgagaagtttgccccagttccttagtggaatgttcacgggcaaaatttccaatttgcaaGATAGTcgatggacaatgtctagtgaggaaacacaagaagtactcgtactctactcgggAAGTGTATCAACATTTCCCGAGTAGCTCCAACAggcaacgtggcgccagaagaggttggaACTGGAATGTATTCGTCGGGATTATTggggaaatttgaaacggatggtaaatcggttagtttttttttgtagttcttTGGCTCATTTGCATTCCTAATATAAgggaaaaactttttttgttttttaacagTGAggtaagtactgtccaaattggtatataagctgatatagctcccatgtaaaccgatctcccggtcaGTCTTCTACGGCCGCccgtttggtatacatttcCATTTGGGGCTTAAGTTTGAGGTGGGGTGGCTTCCCGggaattgacccaaattttcagCCCGCTATTCTCATGATttttgatttagtggtgttttcgggggagaggtggtcccccagatacttggcccggaaaaaatatcagcatcatgctcttctctcaaataccatattattgtcattggcttaagaggagtttacagggtgaggcatcccccaaacacatggccacaaaataggttatcaaattcgttttctaatctcaaatacctttcatttgagccacatattggcatggtcgaaaaatttttacactttggggggtgttttggggaaggggtgatgttctaaatacatggtcctacatttagatatcaaattcgtattttactcccaaataactttatttgagccccatattgcgatggttagtaaaaaattgctgtttgtgggatattttgggaaacgggtagacccccagaaaattggtcccgaaagtgggtatcaattcttgctctacccccaataccttccatttaagctccacattgacatggtcggtaaatatgcccgattatggggtgttttggggattagggtggtcccccaaaaactaagcccggaaaatatatcagcaacgtgctctattctcatatatctatatattatttatttgaaccccatattgccattgccctcaaaattggatgtcaaattcgttttctaatctcattcaaactccttattgcaaaagtcagcaaatatttagctccactctctttaggacccaaattgtcttggtgagcaaatacgtcctatttgggggttgttatggtggtgggacgtccgctaggcagttggcccctaatgttgatatcagatacgtggtctactcacacatacctttaatttgagccccatatttccgtagtcggcaaacatgaccggcttgggggtgttttgtgggattggcggccactcagtgagttggccttgaaaatatatatcggattcgtgttttactctaaaaaccctcttatttgagcctcatattgcaatagtcagaaaatacttactatttgggaggtgttgtgggggtggcgtggccccattgacactattcccgaatattgatatcaaagtcgtgctttactcccaaagacctttcatttgagccacatattgctatggtcgtaaatttgtcccctttgggagatgtttttggtgagaggcggcccccaaaacacttggtcccatatttggatatcagattcaaattctacattcaaatacccatattcccatggtcagtaaataagtccagtttgggtggtattttggggaaggggtggatccccagaaacgtggtcccccatttggatatcagatttgtattctacccgcaaatacctttcatttgagtcccatattgccatggttggtaaatatgtccgatataggggtgttttggggcttggggtggtccccctagcacttggttcgacaattggatatcagatacgttttcttatcctaaatacctttcatttgaatcccatattgtcgtgattggcctaaatatatgtttggtaggttttagggtggggcagccccctaggtaccccatccgaaatttggataccaaatttttattgttaaggtactatatgagagcacacaaaatttcgcgtaaatcgcaccacccatctccgagatctggcgtttctgaaaattagggtaagggggagggtccgccccccccttaagatatcaaaaaatgtagtaccctattttcaccgcggagtcattatgcaccatctgtgaaaatttcaagaaaatcggttcagccgtttctgagtctataaggaacacacagacaaacaaacacaaattgatttttatatataagatattatttttttccatcaaACAATTTTATAATGTGCATTAACTATTGCAGGTACCTGTTGCCTTAATATTTTATCCGAAGTTGTTTTTGGTATGGCATCCACAAAATAAACGCCACCTCGCATATGGTACATTTTATCCAGATGCTTATCGAGGAATTTACCCACACAATCCTCCGTGCGCTTAATACCCTCTTCATTTTTGGCCCTGACGATGGCGCAGGCTGCTAAATTTTCTGCAATTAAATCGGGAATCGGAAAAACGCAAACTTCTGCCACACCCGGTAATCGCAGTAGTACATCTTCAATTGGTTGCGGACATATCTGAAAGTTGTTCCATTTGAACATTTCTTTGGTACGGCTCACCACATGTAAGAAACCCTCATCATCAAAATATCCAACATCGCCGGAACGTATCCATTTTTCATGCATTGCCTTAGCCGTTGTTTCAGGATCATTGTAATAGCCCAGCCATGTATAGGGCGTGTAGATCAGAATTTCTCCGGGTTCATTGGGACCCAGTCTTTCATTGTGCTCATCaacaatgcaaatttttctgTTAGGAAATATTTTACCCTCGCTTGAAAGTTTGAATTCAAAAGGATATCCACCAGAGGCAACAATAGCCCCACAGATTTCAGTCATACCATAGACAATACACAATCCTGGCCCATGCTTATTGTCAGCAAGAATATCCAATAAAGTCTCTTGAAGTAGATGAGGAACTTTCGAACCACCAATCAAAAGTGTATCGATTGATTTGTATGATTCACGTATCTCCTGCTTAGAGTAGTTCAGAACAACTTCGCTTGCTTGGGAAGCCGTGGTAAAGAAGTGAGTGACTTTATAATGCTTAAGGAGATGCAGACAATATTCTGGGCTATAGGGTTTATGAGGTATAATTCGAAGAGAAGAATGGAGGAGACTTGCGATTAACGATAAAATGCCCGATGCCCAATACATTGTGCTAAATAAGAGAATAATCGATTCACCAGTGGCTGTTGGACTGAAAGAAAATggattagaaaattttttcaaagttagGTAAGGTAGGTTTATTCCAACAGATAAAATATGAgtgagatattttatttttatatccaccaccatgagcagattagtataccctatcATACTAATCTgctcattccgttcgtaacacatcgaaatattgatctagaaccccataatattcttgatcgtcccgacagTCAGAGTCgtactagctatgtccgtccgtccgtctgtcgaaatcacgatagcggtcgaacgcgtaaagctaggcgcttgaaattttgcactgatacttaatattgatgtaggtcattggggattgcaaatgggatatatcggttttgatttgatagctctc
The genomic region above belongs to Stomoxys calcitrans chromosome 5, idStoCalc2.1, whole genome shotgun sequence and contains:
- the LOC106080676 gene encoding uncharacterized protein LOC106080676, whose product is MAKVVGTTYDEEGKVWSGPIVNDLYGSDVTLAKAIVMQLEKTPQKVIQIIDSTGETLTAQQFLDYSTALAKNMLKMGLKCQDVVGLYAQHSLHVATVMMASFLCGTPVSGAFYGFDIAFKAIDHLQLAAKVVLLTGSVEGVTHISELVQTEEISWEYSQFPCASLSGSDTAVILCSSGTTGTPKAVMCSNQGLLHSNFYPTATGESIILLFSTMYWASGILSLIASLLHSSLRIIPHKPYSPEYCLHLLKHYKVTHFFTTASQASEVVLNYSKQEIRESYKSIDTLLIGGSKVPHLLQETLLDILADNKHGPGLCIVYGMTEICGAIVASGGYPFEFKLSSEGKIFPNRKICIVDEHNERLGPNEPGEILIYTPYTWLGYYNDPETTAKAMHEKWIRSGDVGYFDDEGFLHVVSRTKEMFKWNNFQICPQPIEDVLLRLPGVAEVCVFPIPDLIAENLAACAIVRAKNEEGIKRTEDCVGKFLDKHLDKMYHMRGGVYFVDAIPKTTSDKILRQQVPAIVNAHYKIV